One part of the Humulus lupulus chromosome 9, drHumLupu1.1, whole genome shotgun sequence genome encodes these proteins:
- the LOC133802633 gene encoding protein DMP4-like, translated as MEIKVDSLPKSRNDVVKDEEEQKLPLLKDEAAPTKTLVQKAISQTFESTAHLAKLLPTGTVLAFQLLAPIFTNQGQCDPVSRAMTAGLVALCGASSFLLCFTDSFKDKNGELAYGFATWRGLWIIDGSTTLPPAEASKYRLRFIDFMHSFMSLLVFVAVALFDQNVVSCFYPTPSDETEEVLTALPVAIGVFCSMLFVVFPTKRHGIGFPLTVS; from the coding sequence ATGGAAATCAAGGTTGATTCTCTGCCAAAATCCCGAAACGACGTCGTTAAAGATGAGGAAGAACAAAAGCTCCCACTTCTGAAAGACGAGGCTGCACCCACGAAAACCCTAGTCCAGAAAGCCATAAGCCAAACGTTCGAGAGCACAGCCCACTTAGCCAAACTTCTACCGACCGGGACGGTTCTGGCTTTCCAGCTCTTGGCGCCCATTTTCACCAACCAAGGCCAGTGCGACCCGGTCAGCCGGGCAATGACGGCGGGCCTCGTGGCCCTGTGTGGAGCGTCGTCGTTTTTGCTCTGCTTCACAGATAGTTTCAAGGATAAGAATGGAGAACTCGCCTACGGCTTCGCCACGTGGCGGGGCCTGTGGATCATTGATGGGTCGACCACGCTTCCGCCGGCGGAGGCTTCGAAATATCGTCTTCGTTTCATCGATTTCATGCATAGTTTCATGTCGTTGCTTGTGTTTGTGGCCGTTGCTCTGTTTGATCAGAATGTGGTGAGTTGCTTCTATCCAACGCCGTCGGATGAGACGGAGGAGGTTCTGACGGCGCTGCCCGTTGCGATTGGTGTGTTTTGCAGTATGTTGTTTGTCGTTTTTCCGACCAAGCGCCACGGCATCGGCTTCCCCCTTACAGTCAGttga
- the LOC133800420 gene encoding uncharacterized protein LOC133800420 has translation MKMISYQRIGFVGLLETKVKAANMGALYLNMFQGWCFTSNLAHHPNGRIIIAWNLNSYEVDIKCGTSQLIHCWIRPKRGYQFVVTVVYAMNGSTKILWIVGGDFNSVLSTEEMLNYRGNGTEMVSFQSCVAECGFEDVKYNGSYFTWNNKQEGKARVCAKLDRVLANNVWLETFPTTKVSYLSEGIFDHSPGLLSIYPTTHDSHKPFRYFNYWSFLAEFTDIVQKGWSELVEGHPMYRIIKKLKMLKQGLRRLHQKGKGDLGLQDSEAYKNLIDIQETLREHPHNGELISQEIQARMNYTEIHKQYLLFLRQKAKANWIALGDDNTKLFHASMKQRRMQNTIYSVRNRNGDWVTEQHEDT, from the exons ATGAAAATGATTTCTTATCAGAGGATTGGATTTGTTGGGCTCCTAGAAACAAAGGTTAAGGCTGCAAACATGGGAGCCTTATACCTAAATATGTTTCAGGGTTGGTGTTTCACTTCTAATCTTGCTCATCATCCTAATGGGCGGATTATTATAGCTTGGAATCTGAATAGCTATGAGGTTGATATCAAATGTGGTACGAGTCAACTTATACACTGTTGGATAAGGCCTAAACGAGGGTATCAGTTTGTTGTCACTGTTGTCTATGCTATGAATGGAA GTACTAAGATTCTGTGGATTGTTGGAGGAGATTTTAACTCTGTTTTGTCTACTGAAGAAATGCTAAATTATCGTGGGAATGGCACAGAAATGGTGTCGTTTCAATCTTGTGTTGCTGAATGTGGTTTTGAGGATGTTAAATACAATGGTTCTTATTTTACTTGGAATAATAAACAAGAGGGGAAAGCTCGAGTGTGTGCAAAGTTAGACCGGGTCTTAGCAAATAATGTTTGGTTGGAAACTTTTCCAACAACTAAAGTTAGTTATCTTTCAGAGGGTATCTTTGATCACTCACCAGGGCTGCTTTCCATATACCCGACTACACATGACAGTCATAAACCTTTCAGATATTTTAATTACTGGAGCTTTTTGGCAGAGTTTACTGATATAGTCCAAAAAGGGTGGAGTGAGTTAGTTGAAGGTCATCCTATGTACAGAATAATTAAAAAACTCAAAATGCTAAAACAGGGACTCAGGAGGTTACATCAGAAAGGGAAAGGAGACCTTGGTTTGCAAGACTCGGAAGCTTATAAAAATCTGATTGATATTCAGGAGACTTTGAGGGAGCATCCTCATAATGGAGAGCTTATTTCTCAGGAAATTCAGGCTAGGATGAATTATACTGAGATTCACAAGCaatatttactatttttaagGCAGAAAGCGAAAGCAAATTGGATAGCTCTAGGTGATGACAATACCAAATTATTTCATGCTAGTATGAAGCAGAGGAGAATGCAAAACACTATTTACTCGGTCAGAAACAGAAATGGGGATTGGGTTACTGAGCAACATGAGGATACATGA